In Cicer arietinum cultivar CDC Frontier isolate Library 1 chromosome 7, Cicar.CDCFrontier_v2.0, whole genome shotgun sequence, the genomic window AATCCAACCAAGCGCTTTGTGACGGTCTTTCTAGGGTTTTGAGGATTGCGCAATACTACAATATCTCCTTGAGCAAGTTTACCAAATCGAGTTGAGATCCTTTCAGCAAGAAAGTCGGTTGGTGACAGATCGATTGCAGGAAGCATGCTAGGACCATAGGTCTGCAGCGTTGAAAATGGCTAGTTGTTAATCATGAAAAAGAATTTGCAATAAGTTGAAGGAGGAATCAATCATGCTTACCATAACATGGTTGATCAGATAGGTGTCGGTAACATGTAAAAAGCAGAAGAACTTTGTTAAAATGAAAGTTTTTTCCCATGCTTCTGTAATAATAGACCTAAATGGCCCCATGTTTTTCACTCCTGTGAGTGCCTTTTTCCTGTCTCCAGGTATGAATCTTGAATATTATTATCTGTATTGAAAGTTGTGTTTTGTTCACTACTAATAACTATCCGAGTGTTCGGAGAAAGCATAAGTTGAAGAACAACCACCCTAGCGGGAATGGAGGACAACAGCAGCAGTCAGACGAAAGTGGAAGATTACGGTGGCAAGGCAAGGCTCCACTCTCACACTATCAAATCCAGGTTATAGTCGGTTCAGGCATGAATGAAAAAAAACAGATTATTAGGGA contains:
- the LOC101492387 gene encoding mitochondrial ATP-independent inner membrane protease subunit 1b; translation: MGPFRSIITEAWEKTFILTKFFCFLHVTDTYLINHVMTYGPSMLPAIDLSPTDFLAERISTRFGKLAQGDIVVLRNPQNPRKTVTKRLVGLEGDTITYVSSSENSDMHETVVVPKGHVWVQGDNTYNSNDSRHFGPVPYGLIESKLFWRVWPLEDFGPFWKK